One genomic segment of Coffea arabica cultivar ET-39 chromosome 6e, Coffea Arabica ET-39 HiFi, whole genome shotgun sequence includes these proteins:
- the LOC113696584 gene encoding uncharacterized protein, whose translation MERFFKPKRVRSGESSNEPNISEPVQNQSCVELNLNDIVSDPGLRKSVEKFDISLRDHVRREYLTRGPCQPIGHMYPKTSFGKQHRSFQDSWYQKFVWLEYSISKDAAFCFWCFLFKTQNKGGRYAEDAFTKTGFNNWKKAMERFNEHIGAVNSCHNDARIQFESFQDQRHSVSNVLRSCGREIDIAYRTRLTAALDVTRFLLKQGLAFRGNDESTSSSNRGNFLELFEWYSQRNTEIFEVVNQNAPANNQLTSPMIQKELAHACASEITSVIINDIGDNYFSLIVDESRDSSVKEQMGVILRYVNKEGRVIERFLAIVHVSDTTSLCLKDAIDSLFAQHGLSLSKLRGQGYDGASNMRGIKILSKP comes from the coding sequence TAAACGAGTCCGTAGTGGTGAATCTTCAAATGAGCCTAATATTAGTGAACCAGTTCAAAATCAATCTTGTGTGGAATTGAATTTAAATGATATTGTTAGTGATCCGGGATTACGAAAATCAGTTGAGAAATTTGATATTTCTCTTCGAGACCATGTCCGAAGAGAGTATTTGACTAGGGGACCTTGCCAACCGATTGGCCATATGTATCCAAAAACATCATTTGGTAAACAACATAGAAGTTTCCAAGATAGTTGGTATCAAAAGTTTGTATGGTTAGAGTATAGCATATCGAAAGATGCGGCGTTTTGCTTTTGGTGCTTTCTtttcaaaacacaaaataaggGAGGTCGATATGCAGAGGATGCCTTTACAAAAACGGGATTCAATAATTGGAAAAAGGCAATGGAAAGATTTAATGAACATATTGGAGCTGTGAATAGTTGCCATAATGATGCTAGAATACAGTTTGAAAGTTTTCAAGATCAAAGGCATAGTGTGTCAAATGTGCTACGATCTTGTGGGCGCGAAATAGATATTGCATATCGCACCCGTTTAACTGCTGCTCTGGATGTGACCCGCTTTCTTTTGAAGCAAGGATTGGCTTTTCGTGGAAATGATGAGTCAACTAGTTCTTCAAATAGAGgcaattttcttgaattgtttgAGTGGTATAGCCAGCGAAATACTGAGATTTTTGAGGTTGTAAATCAAAATGCTCCTGCAAATAATCAACTAACTTCTCCAATGATTCAAAAAGAGCTGGCACATGCTTGTGCCTCAGAGATCACAAGTGTTATAATCAATGATATTGGAGACAATTATTTTTCCCTAATAGTTGATGAGTCTCGAGACAGTTCAGTGAAAGAGCAAATGGGAGTTATTTTGAGATATGTGAACAAAGAAGGGCGTGTGATTGAACGTTTCCTTGCAATTGTACATGTGTCTGACACCACATCTCTTTGTTTGAAAGATGCAATTGATTCTTTATTCGCGCAACACGGATTATCATTATCCAAATTGAGAGGTCAAGGATATGATGGAGCTTCAAATATGCGAG